The Acidimicrobiales bacterium genome includes the window GGAGGAAGACCCGAGCCAGGTGGTTGGTGACCCCGAGGATGGCGTGGGTGAGGATCTCGGGGTCGCCGTCGCGCATGCGTCCCTCGACCATGCCGTCCTTGACGTGGCGGACGGCGTCGGCCACCGCGACGTCCTGGCCCCGCTGCATGGCGGGTGCGAAGCGCTCCTCGGTGGCGGCGAACTGGAACAGGTTGAACAGCTCGCGGTGATCATCGAGCCAGGCCATCGAGGCCCGGATGCCGCGCTCGATGCGTCGCACCGGGTCGGGCTCGTCGCCGATGGCGGCCTGCTGGACCCGGCGCAGCTCGTGTTGGGCCTCGCGGAGGATCTCGAGGAACAGCTCCTCCTTGGAGGAGAAGTACCAGTAGAAGACGCCCTTGCCCACCCCCAAGCCCTCGACCACGTCGGCGACCGACGTGGGGTGGTAGCCCCGCTCCGCGAAGCGCCGGGCCGCCTCCCGGAGGAGCTGCTCGCGCCGGGCACGGCCGCGCGGGGTGAGCT containing:
- a CDS encoding TetR/AcrR family transcriptional regulator — protein: MREKLTPRGRARREQLLREAARRFAERGYHPTSVADVVEGLGVGKGVFYWYFSSKEELFLEILREAQHELRRVQQAAIGDEPDPVRRIERGIRASMAWLDDHRELFNLFQFAATEERFAPAMQRGQDVAVADAVRHVKDGMVEGRMRDGDPEILTHAILGVTNHLARVFLHDRGVASDEVADAAVAFCLDGLLGPRPR